Genomic segment of Microcebus murinus isolate Inina chromosome 14, M.murinus_Inina_mat1.0, whole genome shotgun sequence:
CCCTCGGAATGGTTTTCAAAGCGTATTGGTTCGGTTTGGGTAGAAAGCAGGCTATCTGGTTTGAAGAATGCGGATAAATACCCgaaacaatcaaaacaaaaaagtagggAAGAGGCCATAAATAGGAGATAAAGAATACACATGGtgtatttcttaatatttctggAAACGCCCCCTCGCTCGGCCCGCGCAGGGTGCGGCGCGCGACGGACTCAGCAGGCAGCTGGCGGCGGCCGGGCGGCCCGGGAGCAGGgagcggcgcggggcggcgggcggtCAGTAGTCGAGCTTGTTGTAGAGGTTGTAGAGGGGTAAGGCCGAGAGGTTGCTGCCGGGGTAGTAGAGCGGCGCGGGGAAGGCCAGGGAGCGGGGCACCGGCACGCGCAGCAGAGAGCTGTCCCGGAACACCAGCGGCATGCCCACCAGAGTCTGCGCCGACGCGTGCGCCATGTTGGCCGCCTCCAGCTCGGCCGAGAGCTGCCGCTTCCACTTGTTGCGGCGGTTCTGGAACCAAGTCTTGACCTGGGTCTCGGTGAGCTGCAGGCTGGAGGCCAGGCAGGCGCGCTCGGAGCTGCTCAGGTAGCGCTTCATGTCGAAGGTGGACTCCAGCTGGTATACCTGACTGCGCGAGAAGACAGTGCGCGTCTTCTTCTTGGCCGCCCCCGCCTGCCTTTCGGCGCCGCCGTCCCTCGGCCGCTCCGACCCTGGCGAGGGCGAGCCTGCGGGCAAaagcctctctttctcttccttaaagTCCGGGTgcgaaggagagagaaaaggcgTGCGCTCCGAGCCCGCCGGCCCCGCGCCTCCGCTGCCCTTGGGGGTACCTGAGGAGCGAGAACAGACAAGAAGGCCATGGAGTTGGGGAGCCTCCTCGGAGACTCCCAGCTCTTCCCCAGACCAGGCGGTTGCCAGGCACCCGCAGCCTTGGCCCCAAGTTTCCAcccccctcctcttctctctcttgctggcacccagctccccagcaTTTAAAAAGCAACAGGAGAGGCACCCAGCTACTCCGAGTCTAAGGTCTCTGTGCTCCCACCTTTATGAAGGGGCAAGTGGCAACTGGGAGAGGACGTCTGCAGGGGGAACATTAGCATCATTTTACACAAGGCGATTTTGCTCTGTAATAACTGAGCTGGAAGAGTTCCTCGAGCTTTATAGGGTACCATCATTTCACAGGCCGTTTGTTTGGAAATCATGCTAAGGACTAACGTGGGGCTCCCTTTCGCCAGATGTTGTAAAGAGGAACCGTCTCTGAAACGCACCATTGTCAATCATCTTGGAGTGCTAATCATTTcgaggaagagacagagacagagagaggaggaaaaagatacagaaagagaTTTCCGTGGAGACAGACTGCCTAGACCCGACTTGCACACCtcctgtccggaaagtatccaatGTGCAAAGGGACTGAGGACAGAGCTGTGTGTACCACCGGCTAGGTGCTCCACCCGCTGTGGTCCACTGTCTCCAACTCAACCTGCCCCAAGACGCCCCAGCCGCACTGGGGGCTGTGCTCCCCGCCTCCGCCCGAGCGCGCACGGGGCTGAGGAGGCACCGAGACGCGCGCGTCTCCTCCCCTCGGCCCCAAACCCCAGTAGCAGCAGCAGTTCTAGGCGGAGGGGGCCTGGCATGGGAGTCTTGGCGGGGcgctcagcctccctcccctcgCGCTCGCTCGCTCCCTGCCAGACTGGCGAAGTGCATCCTTACCCAGGCAAGGAAAAGGGATGGGGGGGTGGTGCTTGGGGCCCGGCTCCTTAGGGCCGTGCGAGTCTGGGCAGAAGCAGGCAGGCGCCTTCCAGCCGTCGTCCGGCTCCTCCTCCTCCGAGGACACCGACAGGCTGCGCTTCCTGGCCGGCCAGCCAGCGGGCTCCCGCGGTGCCTCCGAGGGCCCCCCGCCCAGAATGGACTGGATGGTGAAGCTGGAGACGCCACCGGCCGCCGGACACCCCTTGCCTGCATCTTCCTTGCTGCCCATCCTGGGTTCATAAGAAATCAGAGGAAACCAAGAACTCCCTTTAGAGACGATCTGGGTGGAAGGTGGTGCAGGCAGGCAAgcgggggggaggggcggggagggaatccagggggagggggcggcgagGCTAGCGAGGCGTCCCTTCTGCACGCGGGACTCGCGGACTCGGGACGGCTGCGCGGGGGCTCCTGCCCGCCTAGCTCTGGGTGCGCCCGCCCAGCCCCGGTGCGAATGCCCGTTTCCTCGCCCGCCACCTCGCCAGGTCTCCGGCGGCGAGGAGGCGGCGCGGCCTCATTTGCATAGAGGTTACCCGAACGCGGCCAATCGCAGCGCCGCCGAGCGGCCCCGGAAATTTTCAAAAAGCCCCGGCCCGGCTCACAGAGCTGGTGTGCTCCCTGAGCTCGTCGAGAACCCGGTGGGCATCAGCTGGGTCCAACCAAGGGTTGCCGGGTCCGAAAGCAGCATAGATTCTAACCGGGTTCCTGGCCTCTGTGGCGACTCCGACCCCTCGAACCCCGACCTTCTCCAGGGGCGGGGGCTGCAAGCTGGAGTGGCCCCACGACTCCGCGGGGAACGGGTCATCACGTCTCTGACCCTCCAcgaccctcccccagccctccacccCTCTAGTCCCGATGGGCAGGCACTGCTCGTCCGCGGCGCCCCGCATGGGAGTGAGGTGGGTCAGGAGCGTCTACAGACTGACGCTCTTCCCCCGGGTATATCTGGGAGCCCCAGGAGCACAACTTCTGCCCTTCCTTGCCTGCAGACCTCATCCCTGTTACTGGACCAACAGGGCTACCTGAtctttgggggaagggaggaagctCTAGATCCCAGTCAAGAGATCCTGGTACAAGTCCCAGCACCACCATTTACACAATGCGTGAACTTGGACAAGTCTGATCCTAATCAAAGCCTCACTGCCCTTACTGGTGAAATGAACTTCTCCGATCGCCTTAGGTGGGGATGGAAAAGCGTCTAAAGGGCTAGAAGCACTAGGAGCGCATAGTAGGTACTTCATAAACCTTTGCTAAACAGCCCACGGCCCGCCCATGCCTTAAGTGAATCTCGTTCTCTGGTAAATCTCGTGTATTGGAGGTCTGGGAATTGCTGCAGAAATAGATGCGCTTTGCTCCCGGGAAGGTGAAGTAGGAAGGAGGTGGCTATGGGGACACAGCATTAGAATGGGGCAGAGTCGATTCAGATtttggctgggtgaccttgggcaggatACTTAGACTTTCTAAACCTCGGGTTTCTTCTTTCCTAAATTGGGGAAGCAATGCCTGTCTCGTGGAGGCTGTAGTGAGGTCAAAGTGCCCAGCAGTAGCCAAGCCCACCGTGGGGTGCAATGAGCCATGATTTCCTCCCACTTTCTC
This window contains:
- the HMX2 gene encoding homeobox protein HMX2 translates to MGSKEDAGKGCPAAGGVSSFTIQSILGGGPSEAPREPAGWPARKRSLSVSSEEEEPDDGWKAPACFCPDSHGPKEPGPKHHPPIPFPCLGTPKGSGGAGPAGSERTPFLSPSHPDFKEEKERLLPAGSPSPGSERPRDGGAERQAGAAKKKTRTVFSRSQVYQLESTFDMKRYLSSSERACLASSLQLTETQVKTWFQNRRNKWKRQLSAELEAANMAHASAQTLVGMPLVFRDSSLLRVPVPRSLAFPAPLYYPGSNLSALPLYNLYNKLDY